One genomic segment of Chitinophaga sancti includes these proteins:
- a CDS encoding ribonucleoside triphosphate reductase — protein MNYVIKRNGEFEPFKPFKIKDAIEKGFIGVNKKPDETIYQQVTAQLLHKEVWSVEEIQDIIEKELFAHSHFEVMRAFMLYRHTRKLQREHVHGLTPSTTLVDSTQTIEEYISQTDWRINANANTSYSNAGLVNNVAGKIIANYWLDKVYAKEEGYAHRNGDIHIHDIDCLTGYCAGWSLRSLLNDGFNGVRGRVESRPPNHFREALGQMANFLGILQSEWAGAQAFSSFDTYLAPYVFKDNLRYEDILKAVRSFVYNLNVPARWGQSPFTNITIDWTVPEDLKLQFPTKKDIHLFDGITDPAILQKAKDRGVDQLSELTYIHFQPEMNLINKAYYSVMTEGDASGQPFTFPIPTVNITEDFDWYGENTDLLFENTARIGSSYFQNFIGSQYIFDDNGNRVENPNAYKPNAVRSMCCRLQLDLRELLKRGNGLFGSAEMTGSIGVVTINMARLGYLYKGDQQAMYKRLDFLLDLAKSTLEKKRVFIQDMFDRGLFPYTKRYLTHFRNHFSTIGVNGINEMIRNFTNDQDDIISETGRDMAAAILEHIRKKMTQYQTETGNLYNLEATPAEGTTYRFAKEDKKRFPEIIQAGMDNNIYYTNSSQIPVDYTDDPFEALLLQDELQCKYTGGTVLHLYMREKISTPEACRNLVKKVLSQFRLPYITVTPVFSICPEHGYLSGEHEHCPICEDESRKCLVYTRVMGYHRPVESFNIGKKGEHKQRVHFTEMTHCE, from the coding sequence ATGAATTACGTTATCAAAAGAAACGGTGAGTTTGAACCTTTTAAACCCTTTAAGATAAAGGACGCCATAGAAAAGGGATTCATCGGTGTGAATAAAAAACCTGATGAAACAATCTACCAACAAGTTACCGCTCAACTGCTGCACAAAGAAGTGTGGTCAGTAGAAGAGATCCAGGATATCATCGAAAAAGAATTGTTTGCACACAGCCATTTTGAGGTAATGCGGGCTTTTATGCTATACAGGCACACCCGTAAATTGCAACGGGAACATGTACATGGGCTCACGCCATCTACAACGCTGGTGGATAGCACGCAAACAATTGAAGAATACATCTCCCAGACTGACTGGCGCATCAATGCCAATGCGAATACTTCTTATTCCAACGCAGGACTGGTAAACAATGTAGCGGGCAAGATCATTGCCAACTACTGGCTGGATAAAGTATATGCTAAGGAAGAAGGTTATGCACATCGCAATGGTGATATTCACATTCATGATATCGACTGCCTTACAGGATACTGTGCCGGATGGAGCTTGCGTTCATTATTGAACGATGGTTTCAATGGCGTAAGAGGACGCGTGGAAAGCCGCCCTCCGAATCACTTTCGCGAAGCACTGGGACAGATGGCGAACTTCCTCGGTATTCTCCAAAGTGAATGGGCCGGCGCACAGGCGTTCAGCTCTTTCGACACCTACCTGGCTCCGTATGTTTTTAAAGATAATCTTCGCTATGAAGATATCCTGAAAGCAGTGAGGAGCTTTGTATACAACCTGAATGTACCTGCCCGCTGGGGACAATCCCCGTTTACAAATATTACTATCGACTGGACGGTGCCGGAAGATCTGAAGTTACAGTTCCCGACCAAAAAAGATATACATCTCTTTGATGGCATCACTGATCCGGCTATCCTTCAAAAGGCAAAAGACAGGGGTGTAGATCAACTCAGCGAACTGACCTACATTCATTTCCAGCCTGAGATGAACCTGATCAACAAAGCGTATTATTCCGTGATGACAGAAGGCGATGCCAGTGGGCAACCGTTTACCTTCCCGATCCCTACGGTGAATATTACGGAAGACTTTGACTGGTATGGGGAGAATACAGATTTGTTGTTTGAAAACACAGCACGAATCGGGTCTTCTTACTTCCAGAATTTTATCGGTAGTCAATACATCTTTGATGACAATGGCAATCGGGTAGAAAATCCGAATGCTTATAAACCCAACGCAGTGAGAAGTATGTGCTGCCGCTTACAGCTGGATCTGCGTGAATTATTAAAACGCGGTAATGGGCTATTTGGTAGTGCTGAAATGACAGGAAGCATTGGTGTAGTGACCATCAATATGGCCCGCCTGGGATACCTGTACAAAGGAGATCAGCAGGCGATGTACAAGCGATTAGATTTCTTACTGGACCTTGCTAAATCAACGCTGGAAAAGAAAAGAGTCTTTATACAGGATATGTTCGACAGGGGATTATTTCCTTATACCAAACGCTACCTCACACATTTCCGGAATCACTTTTCTACCATTGGGGTGAATGGGATCAATGAAATGATCAGGAACTTCACGAATGATCAGGATGATATTATTTCTGAAACAGGTCGTGACATGGCAGCTGCTATACTGGAACACATCCGTAAAAAAATGACGCAGTACCAAACGGAGACCGGCAACCTATACAACCTGGAAGCCACGCCTGCAGAGGGTACTACGTACCGGTTTGCGAAAGAAGATAAAAAACGCTTCCCTGAAATTATACAGGCGGGGATGGATAATAATATCTATTATACCAACAGTTCACAGATTCCGGTGGATTATACCGACGATCCATTTGAAGCACTCCTGCTGCAGGATGAACTACAATGTAAATATACAGGAGGCACTGTGCTGCATTTGTACATGAGAGAGAAAATCAGTACGCCTGAAGCATGTCGTAATCTCGTAAAAAAAGTACTCTCACAGTTTAGGCTGCCTTATATCACGGTGACACCGGTGTTCAGTATTTGTCCTGAACATGGGTACCTGTCAGGTGAGCATGAGCATTGTCCGATATGTGAGGATGAAAGCCGGAAATGTTTGGTATATACACGTGTGATGGGCTATCACAGACCGGTAGAGAGTTTCAATATCGGTAAAAAAGGGGAACATAAACAAAGAGTGCATTTTACGGAAATGACCCATTGTGAGTAA
- a CDS encoding anaerobic ribonucleoside-triphosphate reductase activating protein, which produces MSKPIHSITPFTLLDYPDKTACILWFAGCNMRCLYCYNPGIVEGKGKLSYADALRFLRKRKGLLDGVVLSGGECTLHKELVAFCAQLKKEGVLVKVDTNGSNPSLMADLMKNGLIDYVALDYKAPVYKYEAITQSSLYENFEATLRLLLNGVVPFEVRTTVHTSLLNEEDLQNMVDYLAEQKFKGKLFIQHFINDTITLGNLANTSNRIDPGKVSRSNCIGLVLRN; this is translated from the coding sequence GTGAGTAAGCCAATACATAGTATTACGCCCTTTACATTACTGGATTATCCGGATAAGACAGCCTGCATACTTTGGTTTGCAGGCTGTAATATGAGATGTTTGTATTGTTATAACCCGGGGATAGTGGAGGGGAAAGGGAAGCTTAGTTATGCCGATGCGTTGCGTTTTTTACGTAAGCGGAAGGGGTTATTGGATGGGGTGGTATTGAGTGGTGGGGAATGTACCTTGCATAAGGAGCTGGTGGCATTTTGTGCACAGCTGAAAAAAGAGGGAGTTTTGGTGAAGGTGGATACGAATGGGTCTAATCCTTCTTTAATGGCTGATTTGATGAAAAATGGATTGATCGATTATGTTGCGCTGGATTACAAAGCACCTGTTTATAAATATGAGGCAATTACCCAGTCTTCATTATATGAGAATTTTGAAGCGACGTTAAGATTGTTACTGAATGGGGTGGTACCTTTTGAGGTGAGGACAACTGTACATACTTCATTACTGAATGAAGAGGATCTGCAAAATATGGTGGATTATTTAGCGGAGCAAAAATTTAAGGGGAAGCTTTTTATCCAGCATTTTATAAACGATACAATTACGCTTGGTAACCTTGCCAATACTAGCAATAGAATTGATCCTGGTAAGGTTTCCAGGAGTAATTGTATCGGGTTGGTATTAAGAAACTAA